The segment GATGACGTTCTTGTCATTTTTAAAACCGTCTATAATGATGGAGAATGGAGTGATATAGGTGACCGATGAGGTAGCGCCGCTTGCTTCCCAGGTAGGCATCAACTTCACCACCCGTAGCACTTCTTGCTCTAAAGAAGCATGCCGGGCCTGTAGTACTTTGAAATCGCCAGGTGTGCCGTCTTTTGCAATGGTGACTTGCACAAACACTCCGCCATATTCATTGTTCTTTTGGGCACTTTCTGGTATTCTTAACTTATCTGCTAGATACTTCATCATAGCAGGCGTTCCACCTGGAAATTGAGGTTCTTGAAAGGAGGTGGAGGTAACCGCAGCTGTGGAAGCAGGAGCAGAATTTTCCTGCACCAACATTTGATTGGAGGAGAGGGAAAGAGCCAGCAAACCCAGCAGTGGGAAAGCCAGGACTTGTTTCACTTTTGAGGTGCTACTTTTGGGTTCGTGAATCATTTTGAGACGTTTTAAAGTGAGTGATTTATTGAAGTAATGACCTAAAGCAAAGTTGTTCTTCTGTAAAACTTGTTTGGCTAGCAGCAAACCATAAGCAGCTTTATCCTGGGTTTGGATAACGTGCGCATCGGCCAGGAATTCGTGGGTAGCCATAAGGGCTTTCCGGTAAAAGTAGAGGAGGGGATTGAACCAGAAAATAATGGTAAGTACCTCCAGATACATCAGGTCATAACTATGACCTTGTTGCACGTGCACCCGTTCATGCTGCAAGATGCGTTCCTGTTCCTCTGGCGTTAGTGATTGAGAATTGTCCCAAAAGATGTACCTGAAGAAAGAGAAAGTAGGCCATTCTCCTTGGGTAGGGATAATGGTTAAGTCCTGCACCTTCTCAGCCTGCTTTTTATGCTTGCGGGTAAACAGGTGCAGGTGGTATAACTGCCGCACAAAACGGGAGGCAAATACACCTACCCCAATGCCATAAAGTAGCAAAAGAGCCGTCTTCCAGTCCAAGCCAGAAGTAACTGTTGCTGGTTCTCCTTCCACAGGTACGTTTACCACAAAAGGAGTGAAGGAAGGCATAAAGGCTGGGATGGAAGCTACTTCCTGAGAAGAGGGCAATTCTAGGATAGCAAGCAGCAAAGAAATCAATGTTGCGCCCAGTAAATAGAAGCGGTTATAACGGAAGCACCCCTCGTTGCGCAGCAAAAGCAAGTACAACAGGTAGAAGGCCAGCAGGCAAACCGAAGACTCTACAAGGTAAGGTACAAGGCTATGATTCATCGTCGTTTTTTGGGGTTTGGGTTTTTACATAGTTTACCAGTTCTTCCAGTTCTTTCACGTCCAGTTCTTCCTCCTTTGCGAAGAATGAAACCATGCGCTTGAAAGAACCACCAAAATACCCGCTGACAAAGTTCTTCAGGAAGAATCGCTGGTACTCGCTCTTCTGGATAAGCGGATAATACTCGTGCGTTTTCCCGTAGGCCGTGTAGCCCACGAAACCTTTCTTCTCCAGTATCCTGATGATGGTGGAAACGGAGTTGTAAATGGGTTTAGGTTCTGGAAACTGCTCAATCACATCTTTCACAAACCCTTTCCCCAAGCTCCACAAGATCTGCATGACCTGTTCTTCGGCTTTGGTTAACTCTTTCATAGGGAGGTGGTTGATTTCTTTACTAAACGTATAACTTAATTTTTAGTTATACAACTTATTTTTAAGTTATTGTTGAATTAGTTTGTGATTCCCTCTGTAGGAAAGCAGGTAGGAAAATAAAATAGGGTGGGAGTTTTTAGAGGCATTTCCAGAAAATAGCCTTAAAACAAAGCCTCAGCATAGGGCTGAGGCTTTCGCCAAGAGTTAATGACAATGAATAGTTACAAGCTATCCAGGTTAGCGAGGTAGTCCAGTACGTAGTCATTCTTGGGGTTTACGGCCAAGGTTCTTTTTCCGAAATGCTCACAAAGTGTTTTGTCTTTCATTTCAAAGGCACACTCCGTCAGGTAAGAAAGGGCTTGTTCATAGGCAGGTTCGTTTTTCATGTTACTGGCCATCAGCATGAATTTACCAATTTCCAGCATGGCGGCTTTCCAGTTGCCGTTGTCCATGTGCAGGGTGCCTAATTTCCAGTAAGCTTCCATAAACCAGGTATCCACCACTAGTTCAGCGGGAGAGGTGCTTTGGGCATCTAGTTACGAAACTAATTTCTTGTAGACCTGGTAGCTGTCTGGTTTCCGTTCGTCTATCTGGTACAGGGCGCGGGCATAGGCTTCTAACAAGAATGGGTTTTCAGGTTCCTGGGTTACTGCCTTCTTGAGCACCTCGGCGGCTTGGGCAAAAGACTTTTTATTATAAAGTTGGATGGATTCTCTTAATTGTTTCTCGAATTTATCAGAACGCTTGG is part of the Rufibacter tibetensis genome and harbors:
- a CDS encoding M56 family metallopeptidase; protein product: MNHSLVPYLVESSVCLLAFYLLYLLLLRNEGCFRYNRFYLLGATLISLLLAILELPSSQEVASIPAFMPSFTPFVVNVPVEGEPATVTSGLDWKTALLLLYGIGVGVFASRFVRQLYHLHLFTRKHKKQAEKVQDLTIIPTQGEWPTFSFFRYIFWDNSQSLTPEEQERILQHERVHVQQGHSYDLMYLEVLTIIFWFNPLLYFYRKALMATHEFLADAHVIQTQDKAAYGLLLAKQVLQKNNFALGHYFNKSLTLKRLKMIHEPKSSTSKVKQVLAFPLLGLLALSLSSNQMLVQENSAPASTAAVTSTSFQEPQFPGGTPAMMKYLADKLRIPESAQKNNEYGGVFVQVTIAKDGTPGDFKVLQARHASLEQEVLRVVKLMPTWEASGATSSVTYITPFSIIIDGFKNDKNVIKQEFEQDLAKVSAQVQDKTIKIAPPIFVTGYGPVE
- a CDS encoding BlaI/MecI/CopY family transcriptional regulator, encoding MKELTKAEEQVMQILWSLGKGFVKDVIEQFPEPKPIYNSVSTIIRILEKKGFVGYTAYGKTHEYYPLIQKSEYQRFFLKNFVSGYFGGSFKRMVSFFAKEEELDVKELEELVNYVKTQTPKNDDES